A genomic stretch from Plasmodium brasilianum strain Bolivian I chromosome 9, whole genome shotgun sequence includes:
- a CDS encoding heat shock protein 101: protein MIRKFLKSYIFILSTLFFLYKSNLGLCSADNNQGNENYLNRTINILNAGKSIAKRYGHSQLKPIHILTALAKSDYGSNLLKENNVNASNLKEYIDSALEQTRVGAPLDNKVRITYSDEVKEVLAEAEALASKYKSQKVDVEHLLIGLMTDELVNEILNEVYLTDEAVKGVLKSKLEKTKKDKDGKLGNLYIEQFGSNLNEKVRNGKLNGIYGRDEEIRAVIESLLRYNKNSPVLVGHPGTGKTTIVEGLVYRIEKGDVPKELLGYTVISLNFRKFTSGTSYRGEFESRMKNIIKELKNKKNKIILFVDEIHLLLGAGKAEGGADAANLLKPVLSKGEIKLIGATTIAEYRKFIESCSAFERRFEKVLVEPPSVENTIKILRSLKSKYESFYNIRITDKALVAAVKVSDRFVKDRYLPDKAIDLLNKACSFLQVQLSGKPRIIDVTEREIERLSYEISTLEMDVDKVSKRKYNKLIKDFEEKKESLKKYYEEYVISGERLKRKKEIEKKLNELKELVQNYIYANKEPPIELQNSLKEAQEKYMEVYKETLAYIEAKTHNAMNVDALYQEHVSYIYLRDSGMPLGSLSFESSKGALKLYNSLSKSIIGNEDIIKSLSDAVVKAATGMKDPEKPIGTFLFLGPTGVGKTELAKTLAVELFSSKDNLIRVNMSEFTEAHSVSKITGSPPGYVGFSDSGQLTEAVRERPHSVVLFDELEKAHADVFKVLLQILGDGYINDNHRRNIDFSNTIIIMTSNLGAELFKKKLFFDADNSDTPEYKRVFEDLRIQLIKKCKKVFKPEFVNRIDKIGIFEPLNKKNLHQIVKLRFKKLEKRLEEKNIRISVSEKAIDYIIDQSYDPELGARPTLIFIESVIMTKFAIMYLKKELVDDMDVHVDYNKAADNLVINLSMT from the exons ATGATAaggaaatttttaaagagctatattttcattttatcaaccttattttttttgtataagaGTAACCTAGGGCTTTGCTCAGCAGATAACAATCAGGGG AATGAAAATTACCTAAACAGAACTATAAACATTTTGAATGCAGGAAAGAGCATAGCTAAGCGATATGGTCATAGCCAATTAAAGCCAATACATATCTTGACAGCTTTGGCAAAGAGCGACTATG GTTCAAATTTACTCAAGGAGAATAATGTGAATGCCAGTAATTTGAAGGAATACATAGACTCAGCTTTGGAGCAAACTAGAGTTGGAGCG CCTCTGGACAATAAAGTTAGGATCACATACTCGGACGAAGTAAAGGAGGTTCTAGCAGAAGCAGAAGCATTGGCAAGCAAATATAAAAGTCAGAAGGTAGATGTAGAGCATCTGCTAATTGGTTTGATGACAGATGAACTTGTAAACGAGATTCTAAATGAGGTGTATTTAACAGATGAAGCTGTAAAAGGAGTGTTAAAAAGTAAGttagaaaaaacaaagaaagaTAAAGATGGGAAATTaggaaatttatatatagaacaATTTGGttcaaatttaaatgaaaaggtaagaaatggaaaattaAATGGTATATATGGAAGAGATGAAGAAATAAGGGCTGTGATAGAATCATTATTAAGATATAATAAGAATAGTCCAGTTTTAGTTGGTCATCCAGGTACAGGTAAAACTACTATAGTAGAAGGTCTTGTGTATAGAATAGAAAAAGGGGATGTACCAAAGGAGTTATTAGGATATACAGTTATTAGTTtaaattttagaaaatttaCATCCGGAACATCATATAGAGGAGAATTTGAATcaagaatgaaaaatattataaaagaattaaaaaataaaaagaataaaattatcttATTTGTTGAtgaaatacatttattactAGGTGCAGGTAAAGCAGAAGGAGGTGCTGATGCAgctaatttattaaaacctGTTTTATCAAAGGgagaaattaaattaattggAGCAACGACTATAGCTgaatatagaaaatttattGAAAGCTGTTCAGCATTTGAACGAAGATTTGAAAAAGTTTTAGTTGAACCACCTTCTGTTGAAAATACAATCAAAATTTTAAGAtcattaaaaagtaaatatgaaAGCTTTTATAATATTCGTATTACAGATAAAGCATTAGTTGCTGCTGTAAAGGTGTCTGATCGTTTTGTTAAAGACAGATATTTACCAGATAAAGCTATTGACTTATTAAATAAAGCTTGTTCCTTTTTACAAGTACAGTTGTCAGGTAAGCCAAGAATTATAGATGTAACTGAAAGAGAAATAGAAAGATTATCCTACGAAATTAGTACATTAGAAATGGATGTTGATAAGGtatcaaaaagaaaatataataaactaATTAAAGATtttgaagagaaaaaagaatcattaaaaaaatattatgaagaaTATGTCATATCTGGAGAAAGgttaaagagaaaaaaagaaatcgaaaaaaaattaaatgaattaaaagaattagtacagaattatatatatgcaaataaagAACCACCTATAGAATTACAGAATAGCTTAAAAGAAGcacaagaaaaatatatggaagTATATAAAGAAACATTAGCTTATATTGAGGCAAAAACACATAATGCTATGAATGTTGATGCTTTGTATCAAGAACATGTTTCTTATATCTATTTAAGAGATTCTGGTATGCCCCTTGGTTCCTTGTCCTTTGAATCATCAAAAGGtgctttaaaattatataatagtttATCTAAATCTATTATAGGTAATGAAGATATTATTAAATCGTTAAGTGATGCAGTTGTTAAAGCAGCAACAGGTATGAAGGATCCAGAAAAACCAATAGGTACCTTTCTATTCTTAGGACCTACTGGTGTGGGTAAAACAGAATTAGCCAAAACTTTAGCAGTTGAATTATTTAGTTCTAAGGATAATTTAATTCGTGTGAATATGTCTGAATTTACTGAAGCACATTCTGTTTCTAAAATTACTGGTAGTCCACCAGGATATGTAGGGTTTAGTGATTCTGGTCAGTTAACCGAAGCAGTTAGAGAAAGACCACATTCAGTTGTTCTTTTTGATGAATTAGAAAAAGCTCATGCTGATGTTTTTAAAGTtcttttacaaattttagGAGATGgttatattaatgataatCATAGAAGAAATATTGATTTTTCAAAcaccattattattatgacaTCTAACTTAGGTGcagaattatttaaaaagaaattattctTTGATGCAGATAATTCAGATACACCGGAATATAAAAGAGTTTTTGAAGATCTTAGAATTCaactaattaaaaaatgtaaaaaagtgTTTAAACCAGAATTCGTTAACAGAATTGACAAAATTGGTATTTTTGAaccattaaataaaaagaatttacaTCAAATTGTTAAGttaagatttaaaaaattagaaaaacgtttagaagaaaaaaatatacgtatttCTGTATCAGAAAAAGCTATTGACTATATTATTGACCAGTCCTATGATCCAGAATTAGGAGCAAGACCAActcttatatttattgaaagTGTTATTATGACGAAATTTGCAATAATGTACTTAAAGAAAGAGTTAGTTGATGATATGGATGTACATGTTGACTACAACAAAGCGGCCGACAATTTGGTTATAAATCTTTCAATGACATAA
- a CDS encoding dolichyl-diphosphooligosaccharide--protein glycosyltransferase subunit STT3, which produces MFSQNTRVLELTFIFFLISFILASFVVFAICELNFQKECRTEETKSRGITSKANTCKHVPDYKYKTGLWKFFAMVSLNCAHKTEDEGMKLKPRFIINIFLFNIFCSRRCRQVLKESKKIRYKMEIFVLVLTGVLCFLTRLFSVIRNEPMIHEYDPYFNYKLTSILKEKGFYNFWNYFDKKSWFPLGRTTGQTLFPGLMMTSFLIYNICHMLGFMVDMRNICIYIGPIFSFFTCIISYLLTKEIYPFTGSALLASLFVSISPSHISRTVAGSYDNESISIFLLLLCIYNWIRCLKKGTLLSALVCSVSTYYMALSWGAYIFITNSISLFMLVIIILKKYTLKHCILYNVYYVLTTILCLNIPRINSSVFGSIEHLATHAMYLLCSCLLFFRSIAEHFKLHEEKFKNIFVQVCFIFFALIFKFLIFTDKLSWNHRSRTLLDPTYASKHNPIVASISEHQPTTWSSYFFDVHLILLFLPCGLYECFKKGAKIESFFLGIFFIICLYFSALMVRLLLIFSPFASILSAVGLSSLISRCVFFIRVPKDTYLSSVLVSEGGGSSRSGSSYRSKSSYINGSGGDNGSKIRCSSRGSSVDPCEGVSTMRNAYSEWRIESLKWEEGNERNLLRDEERISGEMKEICSNKKDIPSDKFLKNSSTFGDVKIRKLVFNRAEQNTVSMLTSICILILLIYFVILTILHSTWCSSIAYSESHITFYSRNKNGDRYINDDIRQMYEWINKNTEKDSKIVAWWDYGYQLNVMSDRITYVDNNTWNYTHIATVGLILSTNEKQAYEYLKKLNADYVLISYGGYSKNSSDDLNKFLWMLKITNKKYFFINPLLYYYHDEYHPLGKNATTCMTNSVLYKLSYYNMTNQYVKGYDYIRKIEVPEIKNLNYFEEVFTSDVWGFRLYKVREFV; this is translated from the exons ATGTTTTCACAAAATACGCGAGTATTAGAattaacttttattttttttttaatatcattcATTTTGGCTTCTTTTGTGGTTTTTGCTATATGTGAGTTGAACTTCCAGAAGGAGTGTCGAAC AGAGGAGACCAAATCGAGGGGGATCACGAGCaa AGCCAACACGTGCAAACACGTACCGgattataaatacaaaactGGTTTATGGAAATTTTTTGCCATGGTTAGTTTAAACTGTGCACATAAAACAGAGGATGAGGGCATGAAGCTAAAGCCTCGGTTcattataaacatttttcttttcaacaTATTTTGCAGTAGGAGATGTAGACAA GTTCTAAAGGAGAGCAAAAAGATAAGGtacaaaatggaaattttCGTCCTGGTACTAACTGGCGTGCTATGTTTTCTGACTAGGTTATTTTCAGTAATAAGGAATGAGCCAATGATACACGAGTATGACCCATATTTTAACTACAAGCTGACTAGTATATTGAAAGAAAAAGGCTTTTACAATTTTTGGAATTATTTTGATAAGAAATCATGGTTCCCGTTAGGAAGAACAACAGGTCAAACTTTATTTCCTGGTTTAATGATGACaagttttttaatatataatatatgtcaTATGCTTGGATTTATGGTTGATATGagaaatatttgtatatatataggtcccatatttagtttttttacttgtataatatcatatttattaacaaaGGAAATATATCCATTTACTGGTTCAGCATTATTAGCTTCTTTATTTGTATCTATTTCACCATCTCATATATCAAGAACAGTAGCTGGTTCATATGATAATgaatctatatctatatttttgttattgttatgtatatataattggaTTAGATGTCTAAAAAAAGGAACGTTATTATCAGCCTTGGTATGTTCTGTTAGTACATACTATATGGCGTTATCATGGGGagcttatatatttattactaaCTCGATtagtttatttatgttagtaattataatattaaaaaagtacacTCTAAAACATTGTATTctttataatgtatattatgtgtTAACAACTATACTGTGTCTTAACATACCTCGTATTAATTCTTCCGTTTTTGGTAGTATTGAACATTTAGCTACTCACGCTATGTATCTCTTATGTAGTtgtttactattttttcGTTCTATAGCCGAGCATTTTAAATTACATGAAGAAAAATTCaagaatatatttgttcaagtgtgctttattttttttgctttaatttttaaatttttaatatttaccGATAAATTATCATGGAATCATAGATCTAGGACACTATTAGATCCAACATATGCTTCTAAGCATAACCCTATAGTCGCATCTATATCTGAACACCAACCTACCACATGgtcttcttatttttttgatgtgcatcttattttattatttttaccttgTGGATTGTatgaatgttttaaaaaaggagcaaaaattgaatccttttttttaggtattttttttattatatgcttatatttttccgCCCTTATGGTTAGGCTCCTTTTGATATTTTCCCCCTTTGCCAGTATCCTCAGTGCTGTTGGTTTGTCCTCCTTAATCAGCCGCTGTGTGTTCTTCATCCGAGTCCCGAAGGACACCTACCTCTCCTCGGTCTTAGTGTCCGAGGGGGGGGGAAGCAGTAGGAGCGGGAGTAGTTATAGAAGCAAAAGTAGCTACATCAATGGGAGTGGTGGTGATAATGGCAGCAAAATTAGATGCAGTAGCAGAGGAAGCAGTGTGGATCCTTGCGAAGGGGTAAGCACGATGCGAAACGCATATTCAGAGTGGCGCATAGAAAGTCTAAAATGGGAAGAAGGAAACGAGCGCAATTTGTTAAGAGATGAAGAAAGAATAAGTGGAGAGATGAAAGAAATATGTTCGAATAAAAAGGATATTCCAAgtgataaatttttaaaaaatagtagcACGTTTGGAgatgtaaaaataagaaaattggTTTTTAATAGGGCAGAACAGAATACCGTATCGATGTTAACaagtatatgcatattaatcttattgatttattttgttattcttaCAATTCTGCATTCAACTTGGTGTTCATCTATAGCATATTCTGAATCTcatataactttttatagtcgaaataaaaatggagaTAGGTATATTAATGATGATATAAGACAGATGTATGAATGgattaacaaaaatacagAAAAGGATTCCAAAATTGTTGCATGGTGGGATTATGGCTATCAGTTAAATGTCATGAGTGATAGAATTACATATGTTGATAACAATACATGGaattatacacatatagCAACAGTTGGTTTAATATTAAGTACTAATGAAAAGCAGgcatatgaatatttaaaaaaattaaatgctgactatgttttaatttcttaTGGAGGCTATTCGAAAAATTCTTCAGATGAtctaaacaaatttttatggatgttaaaaattacaaataaaaaatatttttttattaatcctttattatattactatCACGATGAATATCATCCCTTAGGAAAAAATGCAACTACATGTATGACAAATAGTGTTCTTTATAAATTGTCTTATTACAACATGACAAATCAATATGTCAAGGGGTATGActatattagaaaaatagaaGTTCCAGAAATTAAAAACTTGAACTACTTTGAGGAGGTGTTTACATCCGATGTGTGGGGGTTCCGCCTGTACAAGGTTAGAGAATTTGTCTGA
- a CDS encoding dipeptidyl aminopeptidase 1, giving the protein MQRGRGIFNFAIILLHIFFVHLTLADLPIHVEIKDLIGKWKIYKTNTSPTITTCGSTQPNSNLYNINIKDYKKYLIDNHYQFASEMYVILSDDFVRYGDYYDTKENEHRKNWNVLAVYDEHKRVIGTWTTICDEGFEIRLGKETYTAIMHYDPSGYCSELRDDDKTDANGETDCYNTNFNKIRYGWLDVLNPNNERVYGCFYAERYRPHTDSVNEEGGQNSSNDNSTVVTTNKVQLSPSFTSGVSIHAVLNAHNAQYTTSSANLVPPTFTKRKHTTYNVNSELYWHKLKHSAKKKPLSKLFNFNEQQKYACPCNADEQVQDVVNSGSSNNPVSPNFLQVGNKSDINLNNKSNDNDEGTNELDLENYEDVEKSPHRELEIDELPKNFTWGDPFNNNTREYEVINQLQCGSCYIASEMYVFKRRIEIGLTKNVDKKYLNDFDDVLSMQTVLSCSFYDQGCNGGYPFLVAKLAKLQGIPLNKVFPYTGKNEMCPYNVVKDVLGLYNGNKHGNETAESTGNIKMTNKLREIKSIFNENGEYDMHERFDYLSSADPEKWYIKDYNYIGGCYGCNQCNGEKIMMNEIYKNGPIVASFEASPDFYDYADGVYYVKDFPHAKRCTINFSNDRNSGNNKNNNVVYNITGWEKVNHAIVIVGWGEEEINGKLYKFWIGRNSWGRNWGKDGYFKIIRGVNFSGIESQSLFIEPDFTRGAGKILLEKLKNA; this is encoded by the coding sequence ATGCAGAGAGGTCGGGGCATATTCAATTTtgcaataattttattgcatatttttttcgtacATTTGACGTTAGCCGATTTACCTATTCATGTGGAAATAAAAGATTTGATTGGAAAgtggaaaatatataagacgAACACGTCCCCCACAATAACTACTTGTGGATCTACTCAACCCAATAgcaatttatataatataaacataaaagatTATAAGAAGTATTTAATTGATAATCATTATCAATTTGCATCTGAAatgtatgtaatattatCCGACGATTTTGTACGATATGGCGATTACTATGATACGAAAGAGAATGAACATAGAAAAAATTGGAATGTATTAGCAGTATATGATGAACATAAAAGAGTCATAGGTACATGGACTACTATATGTGATGAAGGATTTGAAATAAGATTAGGAAAAGAAACATATACAGCTATAATGCATTATGATCCTTCTGGATATTGTAGTGAGCTTAGAGATGATGATAAAACGGATGCTAATGGGGAAACTGACTGTTATAAtactaattttaataaaataagatatgGATGGCTAGATGTATTGAACCCAAACAATGAACGTGTATATGGTTGCTTCTATGCTGAAAGATATCGTCCACATACTGACAGTGTAAATGAAGAGGGAGGACAGAACAGTAGCAACGACAACTCCACAGTTGTAACAACAAATAAGGTACAACTGAGCCCCAGTTTTACCAGTGGAGTTAGTATTCACGCAGTACTGAATGCTCATAATGCACAATATACCACCAGCTCTGCAAATTTGGTACCCCCTACTTTTACAAAAAGAAAGCATACCACATATAATGTGAACAGTGAGTTATATTGGCATAAGTTGAAACATTCCGCAAAAAAGAAACCACtatcaaaattatttaattttaatgagCAACAGAAATATGCTTGTCCATGTAATGCAGATGAGCAAGTACAAGATGTAGTAAATAGTGGAAGTTCTAATAATCCAGTTTCCCCTAACTTTTTACAAGTAGGAAATAAGTCAGATATaaatttgaataataaatctaatgataatgatgaaGGAACAAATGAATTAGATTTAGAAAATTATGAAGACGTAGAAAAATCTCCTCATAGAGAGTTAGAAATAGATGAACTgccaaaaaattttacatggGGTGATCCTTTTAATAACAATACAAGAGAGTATGAAGTCATAAATCAATTACAATGTGGATCTTGTTATATTGCATCTgaaatgtatgtatttaaaagaagaattgAAATAGGCCttacaaaaaatgtagacaagaaatatttaaacgACTTTGACGATGTTTTGTCAATGCAAACTGTATTGTCATGTTCATTTTATGATCAAGGATGTAATGGTGGATATCCATTCTTAGTAGCTAAGTTAGCAAAATTGCAAGGAATACCATTAAACAAAGTTTTCCCATACACAGGAAAGAATGAAATGTGCCCTTATAATGTGGTTAAAGATGTACTAGGACTCTACAATGGTAATAAACATGGTAATGAAACTGCTGAATCCACTGGTAACATAAAAATGACTAACAAGTTAAGGGAGATAAAATCAATATTTAATGAGAATGGTGAATATGATATGCATGAACGTTTCGATTATTTATCAAGTGCAGATCCAGAAAAATGGTATATAAAGGATTATAATTACATTGGTGGATGTTATGGATGTAATCAATGTAATggtgaaaaaattatgatgaatgaaatatataagaatggTCCAATTGTAGCATCATTTGAAGCATCTCCCGATTTTTACGACTATGCAGATGGagtatattatgtaaaagaTTTCCCTCATGCCAAAAGATGTACAATCAATTTCAGCAATGATAGAAATAgtggtaataataagaataataatgtggtatataatataacagGATGGGAAAAGGTTAACCATGCTATAGTTATCGTTGGATGGGGGGAGGAAGAAATTAATGGAAAACTTTACAAATTTTGGATTGGTCGAAATAGTTGGGGTAGGAATTGGGGAAAAGATGGatactttaaaattattagagGTGTTAATTTCAGTGGTATTGAGAGTCAGTCCCTATTTATTGAACCTGATTTTACACGAGGTGCCGGTAAAATCCTTTTGGAAAAGTTGAAGAATGCCTAG